Part of the Novipirellula artificiosorum genome, ACAAGGACCATCCAATGGCGTTCTATGTGGTGATGGGAATCTTGATCACTTACGGCGCAATCGTGATCATTGGGTTCATGACGCGCAAACCCGATCGTCTAGCCGAGCAGAGCGAGAAATAAGCATGGATTGGATACGAATCGTTGACGCCCGAAAACCGGTGTCGGCCGGTACCTCATGCGAGGTGCGCGGTTGGGTGCGGACGCGCCGCGACAGCAAGGGGGGCTTCAGCTTTATCGAAGTCAATGACGGCAGCTGTCTCGGCAATTTGCAGGTCGTCGCCCCGTCCGAATTGGCGAATTACGCGGAGCAGGTCCAGAAGTTGACGGCGGGCTGCAGCGTCGTGATCGGCGGCAAACTCGAAGCATCACCCGCCAAAGGACAGGCAACGGAGCTTCATGCCAACAGCGTCCGTGTGCTCGGGTGGGCTGATCCAGAAACGTACCCGCTACAGAAGAAGCGGCACTCATTCGAGAAGCTGCGTGAGTGGGCACATCTTCGACCTCGCACGAACACCTTTGGCGCCGTGATGCGCGTGAGAAACCAAATCTGCCAATCCATTCACACCTTTTTTCACGAACACGGGTTCCTCTACACCCAAACACCGATCATCACCGCAAGTGATTGCGAGGGGGCCGGTGAAATGTTTCGGGTGACGACACTGGACCTCGAAACCTTGGCCCAATCCGGCGGCCCCGTGAAATACGAATACGACTTCTTTGACAAACCGGCTTTCTTAACCGTCAGCGGGCAGTTGGAGGGAGAAACGTTCGCGACAGCATTGGGACGGATTTATACCTTCGGCCCAACGTTCCGAGCAGAGAACAGCAACACGTCGCGTCACTTGGCCGAGTTCTGGATGGTTGAGCCCGAGGCCGCCTTCTTTGATCTGGCCGATGACATGCGATTGGCGGAAGACTTCTTGAAGCGAATCTTTACGGATTGTCTGAACCACTGTGACGAAGACATGCAGTTTTTCAATGAACGGATTCAGAAAGGGGTACTCGATCAAATCCGCAGTGTGGTCGAACGACCCTTTGGGCATATGACCTACACCGAGGCGATCGAGGTCTTGGAAAACTGTGACGCCAAGTTTGATTTCCCGGTGTCT contains:
- the asnS gene encoding asparagine--tRNA ligase — its product is MDWIRIVDARKPVSAGTSCEVRGWVRTRRDSKGGFSFIEVNDGSCLGNLQVVAPSELANYAEQVQKLTAGCSVVIGGKLEASPAKGQATELHANSVRVLGWADPETYPLQKKRHSFEKLREWAHLRPRTNTFGAVMRVRNQICQSIHTFFHEHGFLYTQTPIITASDCEGAGEMFRVTTLDLETLAQSGGPVKYEYDFFDKPAFLTVSGQLEGETFATALGRIYTFGPTFRAENSNTSRHLAEFWMVEPEAAFFDLADDMRLAEDFLKRIFTDCLNHCDEDMQFFNERIQKGVLDQIRSVVERPFGHMTYTEAIEVLENCDAKFDFPVSWGTDLQAEHERFLTEQHVKGPVILTDYPATIKPFYMRVSDDGKTVAAMDVLVPGVGEIIGGSQREERLDVLVRRMAEAGLEEADYWWYLDLRRFGTVPHAGFGLGLERAVQYVTGMANIRDVIPFPRTPGNAEF